The Methylomonas montana genome has a window encoding:
- a CDS encoding OmpA family protein, giving the protein MLNKHLLPFASLVGMAMVPQVHAADQYQDNRWYVAPFATFINSGGDRHAADGWGGGVGVGKIIDQHFNVELKGFYQGFGGDNGPWDLAGGSADVQYYLFRDKFSPYAVVGLGGMNTCASANCGIGFIGEAGVGASYEVNDHLSIRSDVRYRYNNNFNAQVQPGTDEFHDMTVNLGVVIPFGDKPKYAAKSETRVAPVAVAAKPDCSTLDADADGVNDCLDKCPGTIKGATVDLKGCAVRLILKGQHFKYDSAELSLNAKELLDGVAKDLIAFPQKNEIEVQGHASSEGSDSYNMKLSQRRAHSVVEYLKMKGVANKLSAKGYGETQPIADNATEAGKSENRRVELIWIEE; this is encoded by the coding sequence ATGCTTAATAAACACTTACTGCCTTTCGCCTCCCTCGTCGGTATGGCAATGGTGCCGCAGGTGCACGCTGCGGATCAATATCAAGATAATCGCTGGTATGTGGCACCGTTTGCGACTTTCATCAACAGCGGTGGGGATCGGCACGCCGCCGACGGTTGGGGCGGCGGTGTCGGGGTCGGCAAAATCATCGATCAACATTTCAATGTTGAATTAAAAGGTTTTTATCAAGGCTTTGGCGGCGATAATGGCCCCTGGGATCTGGCCGGCGGTAGCGCCGATGTGCAGTACTATTTGTTCCGCGATAAATTCTCGCCCTATGCGGTGGTAGGTTTGGGCGGCATGAACACCTGCGCATCCGCCAATTGCGGTATCGGCTTTATCGGCGAGGCCGGTGTTGGCGCCAGTTATGAAGTTAACGATCATTTATCGATACGCAGCGATGTGCGTTACCGGTACAACAATAATTTCAATGCCCAAGTACAACCTGGTACCGACGAATTTCACGACATGACCGTCAATCTTGGCGTGGTGATTCCGTTTGGCGACAAACCGAAATATGCTGCAAAATCCGAGACTCGTGTAGCGCCGGTTGCCGTGGCGGCCAAACCCGATTGCAGCACACTCGATGCGGATGCGGACGGTGTCAACGATTGTCTGGATAAATGCCCCGGCACCATTAAAGGCGCCACGGTTGATCTGAAAGGATGTGCGGTCCGATTGATACTAAAAGGTCAGCATTTTAAATACGATTCCGCTGAGTTGAGTTTGAATGCCAAGGAACTGCTGGATGGCGTCGCCAAGGACTTGATCGCTTTCCCGCAGAAAAATGAAATCGAAGTGCAAGGGCACGCCAGCAGCGAAGGCAGCGATTCCTATAATATGAAACTGTCGCAACGGCGGGCGCATTCGGTAGTTGAATATCTGAAGATGAAAGGTGTTGCCAACAAGCTGTCAGCAAAAGGTTACGGCGAAACTCAGCCTATCGCCGACAATGCTACCGAAGCGGGTAAATCCGAAAACCGTCGGGTCGAATTGATCTGGATCGAGGAGTGA